The following coding sequences lie in one Hydrogenophaga sp. PBL-H3 genomic window:
- a CDS encoding MarR family winged helix-turn-helix transcriptional regulator, with translation MTLNDLYQRPGFLLRRTHQISAAVFENACASVGLTPAQYGVLTVLANEPGLDQTRLARALAFDKVTVMRVCKGLEERGMIERRVSEHSRRQMAVVLTPAGKKLLLQARGPAEQAYQRLLSPLTLPQRQQLIEILETLTQGLADDARAPFVPLLPPPATDKPVESAAAPQARAPRKPRTNTGRSAPAKRG, from the coding sequence ATGACCCTGAACGACCTGTACCAGCGCCCGGGCTTTTTGCTGCGCCGCACCCACCAGATTTCGGCGGCGGTGTTCGAGAACGCCTGTGCCAGCGTGGGACTGACCCCGGCGCAGTACGGCGTGCTCACGGTACTGGCCAACGAGCCCGGCCTGGACCAGACCCGACTGGCACGCGCGCTGGCCTTCGACAAGGTCACCGTGATGCGGGTGTGCAAGGGGCTGGAGGAGCGCGGCATGATCGAACGGCGGGTCTCCGAGCACAGCCGCCGGCAAATGGCCGTGGTGCTCACGCCGGCCGGCAAGAAGCTGCTGCTGCAGGCACGGGGCCCGGCGGAACAGGCCTACCAGCGCCTGCTCTCTCCGTTGACGCTCCCACAGCGGCAACAGCTGATCGAGATCCTTGAAACCCTCACCCAGGGCCTGGCCGACGACGCGCGCGCACCGTTTGTGCCACTGCTGCCCCCGCCGGCCACCGACAAACCGGTCGAATCGGCTGCCGCACCCCAGGCGCGAGCGCCGCGCAAACCCCGCACCAACACAGGGCGCAGCGCGCCGGCCAAGCGCGGCTGA
- a CDS encoding tripartite tricarboxylate transporter substrate binding protein gives MTRSKTLACRARRGLLALVVFAGTGLSHAQPTDTPLRLIVPFTPGTGIDLIARTIGPKLSERLKRPVVVDNRAGASGNIGTEAVVRAAPDGNTLLVSVNTLVMNRSLYPAVPFDPLRDLTPVSLTSWGQLLLVTHPRTGFKTAADLVDAARKAPGKFNYASPGVGTPHHLSMELFKNTSKTFITHIPYRGTGPALTDMLGGQVDAMFLPIHVALPQIRSGRLVALAIGSDKRHALLPDVPTLTESRTADVNVDMWYGVFAPKGMAPAMVATLNREINSILDSDDVKKAFSTQGMDPSTGTPEAFGQLVQKDAERWATLIKAQNIKAE, from the coding sequence ATGACACGCTCGAAAACCCTCGCCTGCCGCGCGCGTCGCGGATTGCTGGCCCTGGTGGTGTTCGCCGGCACCGGCCTGAGCCATGCACAGCCGACGGACACGCCGTTGCGCCTGATCGTGCCCTTCACCCCGGGCACCGGCATCGACCTCATCGCACGCACCATCGGACCCAAGCTGTCCGAGCGCCTGAAGCGCCCGGTGGTGGTGGACAACCGGGCCGGCGCCTCGGGCAACATCGGCACCGAGGCGGTGGTGCGCGCCGCGCCCGACGGCAACACCCTGCTGGTGAGCGTGAACACCCTGGTGATGAACCGCAGCCTCTATCCCGCCGTGCCGTTCGATCCGCTGCGCGACCTCACGCCGGTGAGCCTCACCAGCTGGGGCCAGCTTCTCCTGGTGACGCATCCCAGGACAGGCTTCAAGACCGCTGCCGACCTGGTGGACGCCGCCCGCAAGGCCCCCGGCAAGTTCAACTACGCATCCCCCGGCGTGGGCACGCCGCACCACCTGTCGATGGAGCTGTTCAAGAACACCAGCAAGACCTTCATCACCCACATTCCTTACCGCGGCACCGGCCCGGCGCTCACCGACATGCTGGGTGGCCAGGTGGATGCGATGTTCCTGCCGATCCATGTGGCGCTGCCGCAGATCCGCAGCGGGCGCCTGGTGGCCCTGGCCATCGGCAGCGACAAGCGCCATGCCCTGCTGCCCGATGTGCCCACGCTCACCGAGTCGCGCACCGCCGACGTGAACGTGGACATGTGGTACGGCGTGTTTGCCCCCAAGGGGATGGCGCCGGCCATGGTGGCCACGCTCAACCGCGAGATCAACAGCATCCTGGACAGCGACGACGTGAAGAAAGCGTTCTCCACCCAGGGCATGGACCCGAGCACCGGCACGCCCGAGGCGTTTGGCCAGCTGGTGCAGAAAGACGCCGAGCGTTGGGCCACGCTGATCAAGGCGCAGAACATCAAAGCGGAATGA
- a CDS encoding flavin-dependent oxidoreductase, with protein sequence MADQTAIAVVGGGIAGLAFALALHQRGIACDVYEGVPEVKELGVGITLLPHGMRELTALGLLPQLEAVGIENRESVFFNRFGQRVYSEARGRHAGYELPELGIHRGKLHRILFEAALQRLGPEHVHTGHRCNGLAQDAGGVTLSFADNAQGPVAPVRAPWVVACDGVNSGVRKHFYPQDRVCYGGINTWRGTSVHKPILGGQSYIRIGSIDTGKMVIYPIVDNVDAQGNQLINWVAEIRDSEARMNDWNRPGRTEDFLPTFADWRFDWLDVPALISSAEHVFEYPMVDKDPLPRWSFERVTLMGDAAHPMYPRGSNGSAQALIDARTLADEIATERAAGGDLRAALQRYQAARLPATSRVVETNRTLPPDFIIMKADELSGGQPFDNIDDLISQDELRAISDNYKQIAGFALKG encoded by the coding sequence ATGGCAGATCAGACCGCGATCGCGGTGGTGGGTGGCGGCATCGCCGGGCTGGCCTTCGCACTGGCGCTGCACCAGCGTGGCATCGCCTGCGACGTGTATGAGGGCGTGCCCGAGGTCAAGGAGCTGGGTGTGGGCATCACGCTGCTGCCGCACGGCATGCGGGAGTTGACCGCGCTGGGCTTGCTGCCTCAGCTGGAGGCGGTGGGCATCGAGAACCGCGAGAGCGTGTTCTTCAACCGTTTCGGACAGCGCGTGTACAGCGAGGCGCGTGGGCGCCACGCGGGCTACGAGCTGCCCGAGCTCGGCATCCACCGCGGCAAGCTGCACCGGATTCTGTTTGAAGCGGCGCTCCAGCGCCTGGGCCCGGAGCATGTGCACACCGGCCACCGCTGCAACGGTCTGGCGCAAGACGCCGGCGGCGTCACGCTCTCGTTTGCCGACAACGCCCAAGGCCCTGTAGCGCCGGTGCGCGCGCCCTGGGTCGTGGCCTGCGACGGCGTGAACTCGGGCGTTCGCAAGCACTTCTATCCGCAGGACCGCGTCTGCTACGGCGGCATCAACACCTGGCGCGGCACCTCGGTGCACAAACCGATCCTGGGCGGCCAGAGCTACATCCGCATTGGCTCCATCGACACCGGCAAGATGGTGATCTATCCCATCGTGGACAACGTGGACGCCCAGGGCAACCAGCTCATCAATTGGGTGGCCGAGATCCGCGACAGCGAAGCCCGCATGAACGACTGGAACCGGCCCGGCCGCACCGAGGACTTCCTCCCCACCTTTGCCGACTGGCGGTTCGACTGGCTCGACGTGCCCGCGCTCATCAGCTCGGCCGAGCACGTGTTCGAGTACCCCATGGTCGACAAGGACCCCCTGCCGCGCTGGAGCTTCGAGCGTGTGACCTTGATGGGCGACGCCGCCCACCCGATGTACCCGCGCGGCTCCAATGGTTCAGCCCAGGCGCTGATCGATGCCCGCACGCTGGCCGACGAGATCGCCACCGAGCGCGCTGCGGGTGGCGACTTGCGCGCCGCCCTGCAGCGCTACCAGGCCGCGCGCCTGCCCGCTACCTCCCGCGTGGTGGAAACCAACCGCACCCTGCCGCCGGATTTCATCATCATGAAGGCCGACGAACTCAGCGGTGGACAGCCATTCGACAACATCGATGACCTGATCAGCCAGGACGAACTGCGCGCCATTTCGGACAACTACAAGCAGATCGCGGGCTTTGCGTTGAAGGGTTGA